One window of the uncultured Paludibaculum sp. genome contains the following:
- a CDS encoding PEP-CTERM sorting domain-containing protein: MKRNSVLFGAATMLAAISCLSATPLPQTAVGTDKNVLVSNEDLQVLAGGGLGGTLDGFSTYFWCVDYEHLTALDNPYTANVVALGNWTAEEKNQVQKGNNTNWGLASPDLSVLQRYQVAAYLLSQMSTYQTLTPQTGSVRTADENLQLSLWKVLNQGTPTAVSPSPYNMAPLDAAVSYVQSNPTYGFGAWAVVSGISSGGELTQTARQTFLVALAPVPEPAAYALIGLGLGAVAFIGRKKA, from the coding sequence ATGAAACGTAATTCTGTATTGTTCGGAGCCGCCACGATGTTGGCGGCGATCTCATGCCTGTCGGCGACACCCCTGCCACAAACCGCCGTAGGGACCGACAAGAACGTCCTCGTCTCGAACGAAGACCTCCAAGTTCTGGCCGGCGGCGGACTCGGGGGCACACTCGATGGCTTCAGTACCTATTTTTGGTGCGTCGACTACGAGCACCTCACCGCGCTGGACAATCCGTATACCGCAAACGTCGTTGCCTTGGGGAACTGGACCGCTGAGGAGAAGAATCAGGTCCAGAAGGGCAACAATACCAACTGGGGGTTGGCTTCGCCAGATCTTTCCGTGCTGCAACGCTATCAGGTCGCCGCCTATCTGCTCTCGCAGATGTCGACGTACCAGACTCTGACGCCTCAGACCGGATCTGTCCGGACGGCCGATGAGAATCTACAGCTTTCCCTGTGGAAGGTGCTGAACCAGGGGACGCCCACAGCCGTCAGTCCCTCGCCTTACAACATGGCTCCACTAGACGCCGCGGTCTCCTACGTGCAATCGAACCCAACCTACGGATTCGGCGCGTGGGCGGTGGTTAGTGGAATCTCATCCGGCGGTGAGTTGACGCAGACAGCCAGGCAGACCTTCCTGGTGGCCCTGGCTCCCGTACCCGAGCCCGCCGCCTACGCGCTGATCGGCCTCGGTCTCGGCGCCGTCGCCTTCATCGGCCGTAAGAAGGCCTGA